In the Loxodonta africana isolate mLoxAfr1 chromosome 1, mLoxAfr1.hap2, whole genome shotgun sequence genome, one interval contains:
- the STX11 gene encoding syntaxin-11 isoform X2 yields MELQQMDEEEEKEKTTRSQPESKMKDRLAEILERSKHYDQQFPDGDDDDDSPYVDIVFETDHILESLYREIQDLQNENRQLMADVKRLGKQNTRFLTSMRRLSSIKRDTNSIAKDIKARGQAIHHKLLALKAQSEAAEAQHGAHSAVARIFRAQYSALTRAFHHAMHEYNQAEMKQRANCKIRIQRQLEIVGKDVLGDQMEEMLEQGRWDVFSENLLADVKGARAALSEIENRHQELQRLEKRIRDVHELFLQMAVLVEEQSETLNVIEQNVLKTVDYTGKAKGEVRKALQYKKKNPCRTVCCFCCPCLK; encoded by the coding sequence gcAAAATGAAGGACAGGCTAGCAGAAATCCTGGAGCGTTCCAAGCACTATGACCAACAGTTCCCAGATGGGGATGATGACGATGACTCGCCCTACGTGGACATCGTGTTCGAGACGGATCACATCCTGGAGTCCTTGTACCGAGAAATCCAGGACCTTCAGAATGAAAACCGGCAGCTGATGGCCGACGTGAAGCGGCTGGGGAAGCAGAACACCCGCTTCCTCACTTCCATGCGGCGCCTCAGCAGCATCAAGCGTGACACCAACTCGATCGCCAAGGACATTAAGGCGCGGGGCCAGGCCATCCACCACAAGCTGCTCGCCCTGAAGGCGCAGAGCGAGGCGGCCGAGGCCCAGCACGGCGCGCACTCGGCCGTGGCGCGCATCTTCAGGGCGCAGTACAGCGCGCTCACCCGCGCCTTCCACCACGCCATGCACGAGTACAACCAGGCCGAGATGAAGCAGCGCGCCAACTGCAAGATCCGCATCCAGCGCCAGCTCGAGATCGTCGGCAAGGACGTCTTGGGCGACCAGATGGAGGAAATGTTGGAGCAGGGCAGGTGGGACGTTTTCTCCGAGAACCTGCTGGCTGACGTAAAGGGTGCGCGGGCGGCGCTCAGCGAGATTGAGAACCGCCACCAGGAGCTTCAGCGGCTGGAGAAGCGCATCCGCGACGTGCATGAGCTCTTCCTGCAGATGGCGGTGCTGGTGGAGGAGCAGTCTGAAACGCTGAACGTCATCGAGCAAAACGTGCTCAAGACCGTTGACTACACTGGTAAGGCCAAGGGAGAAGTGCGCAAGGCCTTGCAGTACAAGAAAAAGAACCCCTGTCGGACCGTGTGCTGCTTTTGCTGCCCCTGCCTCAAATAG
- the STX11 gene encoding syntaxin-11 isoform X1 — translation MKDRLAEILERSKHYDQQFPDGDDDDDSPYVDIVFETDHILESLYREIQDLQNENRQLMADVKRLGKQNTRFLTSMRRLSSIKRDTNSIAKDIKARGQAIHHKLLALKAQSEAAEAQHGAHSAVARIFRAQYSALTRAFHHAMHEYNQAEMKQRANCKIRIQRQLEIVGKDVLGDQMEEMLEQGRWDVFSENLLADVKGARAALSEIENRHQELQRLEKRIRDVHELFLQMAVLVEEQSETLNVIEQNVLKTVDYTGKAKGEVRKALQYKKKNPCRTVCCFCCPCLK, via the coding sequence ATGAAGGACAGGCTAGCAGAAATCCTGGAGCGTTCCAAGCACTATGACCAACAGTTCCCAGATGGGGATGATGACGATGACTCGCCCTACGTGGACATCGTGTTCGAGACGGATCACATCCTGGAGTCCTTGTACCGAGAAATCCAGGACCTTCAGAATGAAAACCGGCAGCTGATGGCCGACGTGAAGCGGCTGGGGAAGCAGAACACCCGCTTCCTCACTTCCATGCGGCGCCTCAGCAGCATCAAGCGTGACACCAACTCGATCGCCAAGGACATTAAGGCGCGGGGCCAGGCCATCCACCACAAGCTGCTCGCCCTGAAGGCGCAGAGCGAGGCGGCCGAGGCCCAGCACGGCGCGCACTCGGCCGTGGCGCGCATCTTCAGGGCGCAGTACAGCGCGCTCACCCGCGCCTTCCACCACGCCATGCACGAGTACAACCAGGCCGAGATGAAGCAGCGCGCCAACTGCAAGATCCGCATCCAGCGCCAGCTCGAGATCGTCGGCAAGGACGTCTTGGGCGACCAGATGGAGGAAATGTTGGAGCAGGGCAGGTGGGACGTTTTCTCCGAGAACCTGCTGGCTGACGTAAAGGGTGCGCGGGCGGCGCTCAGCGAGATTGAGAACCGCCACCAGGAGCTTCAGCGGCTGGAGAAGCGCATCCGCGACGTGCATGAGCTCTTCCTGCAGATGGCGGTGCTGGTGGAGGAGCAGTCTGAAACGCTGAACGTCATCGAGCAAAACGTGCTCAAGACCGTTGACTACACTGGTAAGGCCAAGGGAGAAGTGCGCAAGGCCTTGCAGTACAAGAAAAAGAACCCCTGTCGGACCGTGTGCTGCTTTTGCTGCCCCTGCCTCAAATAG